The following coding sequences lie in one Spirosoma sp. KUDC1026 genomic window:
- a CDS encoding D-TA family PLP-dependent enzyme, translating into MSDSNWYVIDNVAQLDSPALVVYPDRVRENVTLLTQAIYDVNRLRPHVKTNKSREATRLMLEAGIQKFKCATIAEAEMLAMAGATDVLLAYQPVGAKQQRFVELIQKYPDTLFSCLVDNLATALQLSDLASVAEISIPVYVDLNVGMNRTGIAPDEHAKTLYAQLTQLSGIRPVGLHAYDGHIRNPDLAQRTAECDAAFAPVQQLAEALSADGFAPPLIVAGGSPTFPIHTKRHIDGLPPVECSPGTFIYWDKGYGATLAEQPFLPAALVVTRVISLPDDTKLCLDLGHKSIAAECELGLRVSFLNAPELKAIGQSEEHLVVEAGAGHTYQIGDVLYGIPNHICPTVALYERAFTIEDGLVTGEWATVARDRIIAV; encoded by the coding sequence ATGAGCGATTCAAACTGGTACGTCATTGATAACGTAGCGCAGCTGGATAGCCCCGCGCTGGTCGTTTATCCGGATCGGGTACGGGAAAACGTTACGTTGCTCACGCAGGCGATCTATGACGTAAATCGGCTCCGCCCCCACGTCAAAACAAATAAGTCACGGGAAGCGACCCGGCTGATGCTGGAAGCAGGGATTCAGAAGTTCAAATGCGCGACCATCGCCGAGGCCGAAATGCTGGCGATGGCGGGGGCTACGGACGTCTTGCTGGCCTACCAGCCAGTGGGTGCCAAACAGCAACGTTTCGTCGAGCTGATTCAGAAATATCCTGATACGTTGTTCTCCTGTCTGGTTGACAACCTGGCCACGGCTCTGCAACTGTCTGATCTGGCGTCAGTAGCAGAGATTTCCATTCCCGTGTATGTCGACCTGAACGTGGGCATGAACCGCACTGGGATCGCGCCTGACGAACACGCCAAGACGCTCTACGCGCAATTGACGCAGTTAAGTGGCATCCGGCCCGTGGGATTACATGCTTATGACGGGCATATCCGTAACCCTGACCTGGCGCAGCGGACGGCGGAGTGTGACGCGGCCTTTGCCCCCGTTCAGCAACTAGCCGAAGCACTCTCTGCGGACGGATTTGCCCCCCCGCTCATCGTTGCTGGTGGCAGCCCGACGTTCCCGATTCACACGAAACGTCATATCGACGGCCTGCCACCGGTGGAGTGCAGCCCCGGTACGTTCATTTACTGGGATAAAGGCTACGGCGCGACTTTAGCAGAGCAGCCATTTTTACCCGCAGCGCTGGTCGTTACGCGGGTTATTTCCCTACCTGACGATACCAAACTGTGCCTCGATCTGGGCCACAAATCCATTGCGGCCGAGTGCGAGCTGGGCCTGCGGGTCTCGTTCCTGAACGCGCCTGAACTAAAAGCCATCGGCCAGAGCGAAGAACATCTGGTTGTTGAAGCCGGTGCGGGTCATACGTATCAGATCGGCGACGTACTGTATGGCATCCCGAATCACATCTGCCCCACCGTCGCGCTCTACGAGCGAGCGTTCACGATCGAAGACGGGCTAGTTACCGGCGAGTGGGCAACGGTAGCCCGCGACCGGATCATTGCTGTGTAG
- a CDS encoding cation diffusion facilitator family transporter: MAAAHKSIYSALIANVAIAITKFVAGSFSNSAAMIAEGFHSLVDTTNQILLLFGLRQSKKPADAAHPFGYGKELYFYSFIVSILIFGLGGGLSIYQGILHIQAPEPLGDPLWSYVVLGLSVVFEGTSLIIAIREFDKVRGELGYWEAIRVSKDPSSFLVLFEDGAAVLGLLIVLVCLFLEHQLNMPVLDGIASLLVGILLVIVSIILARESRSLLMGEGLSPEVRAKISQLVENDPAVLQSQHIISTYQSPEEVILMLILAFREELTTTDLNQVIDRLQARIKQEFPLIRFVIIQPETSTPT, translated from the coding sequence ATGGCTGCCGCCCACAAATCCATTTACAGTGCTCTGATCGCTAACGTCGCCATCGCCATTACCAAGTTCGTTGCGGGCAGCTTCAGCAACAGCGCAGCCATGATCGCCGAAGGATTCCACTCTCTGGTCGATACCACCAACCAGATTCTGCTCCTGTTCGGATTACGACAGAGCAAGAAGCCTGCTGATGCTGCTCACCCGTTTGGCTACGGCAAAGAGCTGTATTTCTATTCGTTTATTGTTTCCATTCTGATTTTTGGACTGGGTGGTGGTCTGTCCATCTACCAGGGTATTCTGCACATCCAGGCGCCCGAACCGCTGGGGGATCCCCTCTGGAGTTACGTAGTGCTGGGACTTTCCGTAGTTTTTGAAGGGACGTCGCTGATTATTGCCATTCGGGAGTTCGATAAAGTGCGGGGCGAGCTGGGCTATTGGGAAGCGATCAGGGTGAGCAAAGACCCATCCAGTTTTCTGGTCCTGTTCGAGGACGGAGCGGCTGTACTAGGGTTGTTGATTGTACTGGTCTGTCTTTTTCTGGAACATCAGCTTAACATGCCCGTGCTGGATGGGATCGCGTCGCTGCTGGTGGGTATTCTGCTGGTGATCGTTTCCATCATCCTGGCCCGCGAGAGCCGTAGTTTGCTGATGGGCGAAGGCTTATCGCCCGAAGTTCGGGCCAAAATCAGTCAATTGGTCGAAAATGACCCTGCCGTTCTTCAGTCGCAGCATATTATATCAACGTATCAGTCGCCGGAAGAAGTAATTTTAATGCTGATTCTGGCTTTTCGCGAGGAACTGACTACCACCGATCTCAACCAGGTTATCGACCGGCTGCAGGCGCGAATCAAACAGGAGTTTCCGTTGATTCGCTTTGTTATCATTCAACCCGAAACCTCTACCCCGACCTGA
- a CDS encoding dipeptidase: MFTIDAHLDLSMNALEWNRDLRQPIDAIRDREIGLTDKPDRARGTVSFPELRRGKVGLVVATQIGRYVAPDNPLPGWHSPEQAWAQTQGQRIWYETMVEDGEMTPIRNLDELENHIVLWSDDTPVDEKPIGYILSLEGADSIVTPAYVERAYEYGLRAIGPAHYGPGRYAQGTDATGFMGPAGHELLKEMERFNIILDATHLCDDSFWEALDHFNGSVWASHNLCRALVNHNRQFSDDQIKALIERGAVIGGALDAWMMVPNWVRGQSTPEGMNCNLAVMIDHLDHICQIAGNADHIGIGSDLDGAFGKEQSPYDLETIADLQKIPDLLSQRGYSDEDIRNVMHGNWLRFLRTAWA, encoded by the coding sequence ATGTTCACCATTGATGCTCACCTCGACCTCAGCATGAACGCGCTGGAGTGGAACCGCGATCTGCGGCAGCCCATCGACGCCATCCGGGATCGGGAAATTGGTTTAACCGACAAACCCGACCGGGCGAGAGGCACCGTATCGTTTCCGGAGTTACGTCGGGGAAAAGTCGGCCTGGTCGTGGCCACCCAGATTGGCCGGTACGTAGCACCCGACAATCCACTACCGGGCTGGCACTCACCCGAGCAGGCCTGGGCGCAGACGCAGGGGCAGCGTATCTGGTACGAAACCATGGTCGAAGACGGCGAGATGACGCCCATTCGAAATCTGGACGAACTGGAAAATCATATTGTTCTCTGGAGCGACGATACACCGGTTGACGAGAAACCCATCGGCTATATCCTAAGCCTGGAGGGAGCCGATTCGATTGTCACGCCGGCGTACGTCGAGCGGGCTTATGAATATGGTCTCCGCGCTATTGGTCCGGCTCACTACGGGCCCGGTCGTTACGCGCAGGGTACCGACGCTACAGGATTCATGGGACCAGCCGGGCATGAGTTGTTAAAGGAAATGGAGCGGTTCAATATCATCCTGGACGCTACGCATCTCTGCGATGACAGTTTCTGGGAAGCGCTGGACCATTTTAATGGCTCCGTCTGGGCGAGCCATAATCTCTGCCGGGCGCTGGTCAATCATAACCGGCAGTTCAGCGATGACCAGATCAAAGCACTAATCGAACGGGGAGCCGTCATTGGTGGGGCGCTGGATGCCTGGATGATGGTACCTAACTGGGTCCGGGGTCAGTCGACGCCCGAGGGGATGAACTGCAACCTGGCCGTGATGATTGATCACCTCGACCACATCTGCCAGATTGCCGGGAACGCGGATCACATTGGTATCGGCTCGGATCTGGATGGGGCGTTTGGCAAAGAACAGAGCCCGTATGATCTGGAAACCATCGCCGATCTGCAGAAAATTCCGGATTTGCTGAGTCAGCGCGGCTACTCGGACGAAGATATTCGGAACGTCATGCATGGCAACTGGCTTCGTTTCCTGCGGACGGCCTGGGCCTGA
- a CDS encoding cupin domain-containing protein: MYTAIPDPEMYRFKDDGLIPNSTYPLLLYRKAFTDRGPAGALWLEEQFAANNWTNSWRNGVFPYHHYHSTTHEVLGIYSGSAQLQLGGEQGQAVTVKAGDIVVIPAGVGHKNLTSSSDFGVVGAYPDGRNFDVLRGRPGERPDADKRIAALPLPETDPLLGKTGGLVAFWK; encoded by the coding sequence ATGTATACAGCGATCCCAGACCCCGAGATGTATCGATTTAAAGACGATGGCCTGATTCCGAACAGTACGTACCCGCTGCTGCTCTACCGCAAGGCGTTCACGGACCGGGGGCCGGCGGGGGCACTGTGGCTGGAAGAACAGTTCGCGGCCAACAACTGGACAAACTCCTGGCGAAACGGCGTTTTCCCGTATCATCATTACCATAGCACCACCCATGAAGTACTGGGCATTTATAGCGGCTCGGCACAGTTACAACTGGGTGGAGAGCAGGGGCAGGCCGTTACCGTCAAAGCTGGTGACATTGTTGTGATTCCGGCTGGTGTAGGGCACAAGAATCTGACATCGTCGTCTGACTTTGGTGTGGTAGGAGCCTACCCCGATGGACGGAACTTTGACGTACTGCGCGGTCGACCCGGCGAACGTCCCGACGCCGATAAGCGTATCGCAGCCCTGCCATTACCCGAAACAGACCCGTTGCTTGGCAAAACAGGCGGACTAGTCGCCTTCTGGAAATAG
- a CDS encoding gluconate:H+ symporter — MSILIVGICLLLLILLITWGKVNPFLAFLVTSMLAGWLLGVPLTGIAHSVQKGIGDTLGSLVIVIALGAMLGKLVAESGAAQKIADVMMSLFGTRYIQWGLVCTGFIIGIPLFYSVGFVLMVPLIFSVVYQYRLPAVYIGLPMLSSLSVAHGFLPPHPSPAALVAQFGANMGVTLLYGLIIAVPTIILAGPVYAQTLKNIKSEPLDIFATKARPADTLPGAANSFLTALLPVVLLALTTVFTFAFQADPAIKSLMTFIGDPATVMLLSVAVATLTLGLQQGKSMKQIMGIYEEAAKDVAMILLIIAGAGAFKQVLSDSGISQEIANQLQRVSLNPLILGWLIAAIIRVCLGSATVAGLTAAGIIAPLMTQQQVNPNLMVIAIGAGSLMFSHVNDPGFWMFKEYFNLSLKDTIRSWSMMETLVAVIGLAGVLIINVFI, encoded by the coding sequence ATGTCGATTCTGATTGTTGGTATCTGCCTGCTGCTGCTTATTCTGTTGATTACCTGGGGCAAGGTCAACCCGTTTCTTGCCTTCCTCGTTACGTCGATGCTGGCGGGCTGGCTTCTCGGCGTACCGCTGACGGGTATCGCGCACTCGGTGCAGAAAGGGATTGGCGATACGCTGGGCTCACTGGTAATCGTCATTGCGCTCGGGGCCATGCTGGGCAAGCTGGTCGCCGAAAGCGGAGCCGCCCAGAAAATTGCCGACGTCATGATGAGTCTCTTCGGTACCCGCTATATCCAGTGGGGACTGGTCTGCACGGGGTTCATCATCGGGATTCCACTGTTTTATAGCGTCGGCTTCGTATTGATGGTGCCGCTCATCTTTTCGGTCGTGTATCAGTACCGGCTACCGGCGGTATACATCGGCCTGCCCATGCTCTCGTCCTTATCGGTCGCGCACGGTTTTCTGCCCCCGCATCCCTCCCCGGCCGCGCTGGTCGCCCAGTTTGGGGCCAATATGGGCGTCACGTTGCTGTATGGACTGATTATCGCCGTACCAACCATCATTCTGGCGGGTCCCGTTTATGCCCAGACGCTGAAAAACATCAAATCTGAACCGCTGGACATTTTCGCCACCAAAGCCCGGCCAGCCGATACGTTACCCGGTGCTGCCAACAGCTTTCTGACGGCCTTATTACCAGTCGTGCTGCTGGCCCTGACCACGGTATTTACGTTCGCCTTTCAGGCTGATCCGGCGATAAAAAGCCTGATGACGTTCATCGGCGATCCAGCCACGGTGATGTTGCTTTCGGTAGCCGTCGCTACGTTGACGCTGGGCCTGCAACAGGGAAAATCCATGAAACAGATCATGGGTATCTACGAAGAGGCCGCCAAGGACGTAGCAATGATTCTGCTGATCATTGCCGGGGCGGGGGCGTTCAAGCAAGTCCTGTCCGATAGCGGCATCAGCCAGGAGATTGCGAACCAATTGCAGCGCGTTTCGCTGAATCCGCTGATTCTGGGCTGGCTCATTGCCGCGATCATCCGGGTTTGTCTGGGTTCAGCCACGGTGGCGGGGCTAACTGCCGCGGGTATTATTGCCCCGCTGATGACCCAGCAACAGGTGAATCCAAACCTGATGGTGATCGCGATTGGCGCGGGCAGTCTAATGTTTTCGCACGTCAACGATCCGGGGTTCTGGATGTTCAAAGAGTATTTTAACCTAAGTTTGAAAGACACAATCCGGTCCTGGTCCATGATGGAAACCCTGGTGGCTGTCATTGGTCTGGCGGGTGTCCTGATAATCAACGTCTTTATTTAA
- a CDS encoding RidA family protein, whose translation MQTTLSPDSAFAQTGLSLPPAPTPLGVYKPYLIDGKYLYLSGHGPVQDDKSLIIGRIGADMDMEAGKLAARQVGLTMLSTIKENLGSLDRVKRVIKVLGMVNCTPDFERHPYIINGCSELFAQVWGEENGIGVRSAVGFGSLPDNIPVEIEALFELV comes from the coding sequence ATGCAAACCACCCTTTCTCCCGATTCCGCTTTTGCGCAGACTGGTCTTTCGCTGCCCCCTGCTCCCACTCCGCTGGGCGTTTACAAACCATACCTCATTGACGGCAAATACCTGTACCTATCGGGTCACGGTCCTGTGCAGGACGACAAAAGTCTGATCATTGGCCGGATTGGTGCCGACATGGACATGGAAGCGGGCAAACTGGCCGCTCGTCAGGTCGGTCTGACTATGCTTTCGACCATCAAAGAGAATCTGGGTAGCCTGGACCGGGTAAAACGGGTCATCAAAGTGCTGGGCATGGTGAATTGTACGCCCGATTTCGAGCGGCATCCGTACATCATCAACGGCTGCAGTGAACTGTTCGCGCAGGTATGGGGTGAAGAGAACGGAATCGGTGTACGATCGGCGGTTGGCTTCGGCTCCCTGCCCGACAACATCCCCGTTGAAATCGAAGCTCTGTTTGAACTGGTATAA
- a CDS encoding ThuA domain-containing protein, which translates to MLPRFVHALLALFLFCLTHQSWAQKTPSRFRVIAFYTARNDRAHISFVHEANRWFPKMAARYQFAYDSTSDWTKLNSDFLRNYQVVVFLDTRPEAPAQRAAFEQYMKNGGGWLGFHFAAFALTPSTYPQNWNWYHNEFLGAGAYKSNTWRPTSARLRVEDRKHPATKQLPATFKASPNEWYRWEKDLRQNPDIDILISIDSSSYPLGTGPKPHEIWHSGYYPVVWTNKNYRMLYVNMGHNDIDYDNGTNRELSFTFGNPDQDKLIIGALLWLGSRNKSKASR; encoded by the coding sequence ATGCTGCCTCGCTTCGTGCACGCCCTTCTTGCTTTGTTTCTGTTTTGTCTGACGCACCAATCCTGGGCGCAGAAAACCCCATCCCGATTCAGGGTGATCGCGTTTTACACGGCCCGAAATGACAGGGCGCATATCAGTTTTGTGCACGAAGCTAACCGCTGGTTCCCGAAAATGGCCGCCAGGTACCAGTTCGCTTACGATTCTACCAGCGACTGGACGAAATTGAATTCCGATTTTCTGCGCAATTACCAGGTCGTCGTTTTTCTGGATACGCGTCCCGAAGCTCCGGCCCAGCGGGCAGCTTTTGAGCAGTACATGAAAAACGGCGGGGGCTGGCTGGGGTTTCATTTTGCCGCCTTCGCGCTCACGCCATCGACCTACCCGCAGAACTGGAACTGGTATCACAATGAGTTCCTGGGCGCCGGTGCTTACAAGAGCAACACCTGGCGGCCTACCTCCGCCAGGCTGCGGGTCGAAGACCGGAAGCACCCGGCCACGAAGCAGTTGCCTGCTACGTTTAAAGCCTCACCCAACGAGTGGTACCGCTGGGAAAAGGATTTACGTCAGAATCCGGATATTGATATTCTAATTTCCATTGACTCCAGCAGCTATCCGCTGGGTACCGGTCCCAAACCGCACGAAATCTGGCATAGCGGATACTATCCAGTCGTGTGGACGAACAAGAACTACCGTATGCTTTACGTGAACATGGGCCACAACGACATTGACTATGACAACGGCACCAACCGGGAATTGTCGTTTACGTTCGGCAACCCCGATCAGGATAAGCTTATTATCGGCGCCCTG
- a CDS encoding alpha-L-fucosidase encodes MRFFCLLTFLFLSSFLSITHAQIGVNHNKPEREEWLKDAGFGMFIHWNVDTQLGVVISHSLVGASPDYIERYISELPKTFDPKDWDPERLVILAKNAGMQYIMFTTKHHAGFCMWDTKTTDFGVMNTPYKKDIVRQYVDACRKWGLAVGFYYSPEDFSFAYRNGMKDLTRDDHWEKAKPFQAKYKQFVEAQCKELMTNYGPVDLFFIDSDVLREEVKATVWKYQPNCLVTRGVLQTPEQYLPGETLSSAWESCMTMGTAWNYKPTNDHYKSGTELINILIESRAKGGSYLLNVGPTQWGQLNEGQQGRLMEIGAWHFINQEAVHDVRPWIVRNEGDIWLTKSKDGNTVYAYITNMPEWPRGERRNFLLRSIKTTANTEVSVLGQSGNVVEYKPDLDGKTRFKQTPEGIEISVVRAQRIYNNHKWPNPVVVKFKNVAPALEPTQFRTVKAEKLPNGNLRLLANVLKLGHGKNYRIGFEYRPVQSSLNEEFNQKWTSTDIYPISKTGEQSLEIVGSNIQSYDEIEYRAVLIQDGLKIEGDTQKISKLRLE; translated from the coding sequence ATGCGATTCTTCTGTTTACTCACCTTCCTATTCCTAAGTTCATTCCTCTCGATCACTCACGCCCAGATTGGCGTAAATCATAACAAACCTGAACGCGAAGAGTGGCTGAAAGATGCTGGTTTTGGCATGTTTATTCACTGGAATGTTGATACCCAGTTGGGCGTCGTGATCAGTCACTCACTCGTAGGCGCATCGCCGGACTACATTGAACGCTACATTAGTGAACTGCCCAAAACCTTCGATCCGAAAGACTGGGACCCCGAGCGGCTTGTTATCCTGGCCAAGAACGCGGGTATGCAGTACATTATGTTCACAACCAAGCACCACGCGGGGTTCTGCATGTGGGATACAAAAACCACCGATTTTGGGGTGATGAATACGCCTTACAAAAAAGACATCGTCCGGCAATACGTCGATGCCTGCCGCAAATGGGGGCTAGCCGTTGGCTTTTACTACTCGCCCGAAGATTTCTCATTTGCGTACCGCAACGGGATGAAAGACCTCACCCGCGACGATCACTGGGAGAAAGCCAAGCCGTTTCAGGCCAAATACAAGCAGTTCGTGGAAGCGCAGTGCAAAGAGTTGATGACCAACTACGGCCCCGTCGATCTGTTCTTCATCGACAGCGACGTCCTGCGCGAAGAGGTCAAAGCGACCGTCTGGAAATACCAGCCCAACTGCCTAGTGACGCGGGGCGTTTTGCAAACGCCCGAACAATACCTGCCCGGCGAAACGCTGAGCTCAGCCTGGGAAAGCTGCATGACGATGGGAACCGCCTGGAATTATAAACCCACCAACGACCACTACAAGTCGGGTACCGAGTTGATCAACATCCTGATTGAATCGCGGGCGAAGGGCGGCTCCTACCTGCTCAACGTGGGACCAACGCAGTGGGGCCAACTGAACGAAGGGCAGCAGGGACGCCTGATGGAAATTGGGGCCTGGCATTTCATCAACCAGGAAGCCGTGCACGACGTGCGGCCCTGGATTGTGCGGAACGAGGGCGACATCTGGCTGACCAAGAGCAAGGATGGCAATACCGTTTACGCCTATATCACGAACATGCCCGAGTGGCCACGGGGCGAGCGCCGAAACTTTTTGCTGCGTTCCATCAAGACGACGGCCAACACGGAAGTGAGCGTGCTGGGGCAAAGCGGCAACGTAGTGGAATACAAACCCGACTTGGACGGTAAAACCCGGTTCAAACAAACACCCGAAGGCATCGAGATTTCGGTGGTACGGGCGCAGCGGATTTATAATAACCACAAATGGCCAAACCCCGTCGTGGTGAAATTCAAGAACGTAGCACCCGCTCTGGAACCCACTCAGTTCCGTACGGTAAAAGCCGAGAAACTGCCCAACGGTAACCTGCGTCTGCTGGCCAACGTACTGAAACTGGGCCACGGTAAAAACTACCGGATCGGCTTTGAGTACCGGCCGGTGCAGTCGTCGCTGAACGAAGAGTTCAACCAGAAATGGACCAGCACGGACATTTACCCTATCTCAAAAACCGGCGAACAGAGCCTGGAAATCGTTGGCAGTAACATTCAGTCGTACGACGAAATTGAGTACCGCGCGGTGCTGATTCAGGATGGTCTGAAGATTGAGGGCGACACCCAGAAGATCAGCAAACTGCGGCTGGAATAG
- a CDS encoding family 20 glycosylhydrolase gives MAQPTFSRAQQPAIIPQPVSYQPETGTFQLTSKTRLSGTVSPELLRLFQQTIASVTKFTLQIGTTKGSSPIQLRLDSALIPKSEGYQLHITPGAITLTGHNETGLFYGLQTLVQLLDQSRSSSFRIPAARIDDYPRFSYRGMHLDVSRHMFPLAFLKKYIDQLALYKFNTFHWHLTDDQGWRIEIKRYPELQKTAAYRNETLIGHKKELPHRFDGKRYGGYYTQDEVRDLVRYAAQRHITVIPEIEMPGHALAALSAKPELGCLKPDGSPGGPYQAATFWGIFDDVYCAGNDSTFTFLENVLDEVIQLFPSTYIHIGGDECPKNRWKTCARCQARIKAEHLKDEHELQSYVIRRIERHLNSKGRQIIGWDEILEGGLSPGATVMSWQGIQGGIEAMRQRHDAIMTPEPYVYFDYYQSLYPAEPLTAAGYTPLSKTYSYEPVPADLKAEEEKYLKGVQGNAWSEYMDSPEKAEYMIFPRALAVAEMGWSPRQQRNYPDFLRRLRIHEPLLTQRNVHYADQFDELTDSVTVNANGTLQLTLSTTLPGATVRYTTDGQSPTTASLLYTKPVTIATSSVVKAAVFAGDQHQGRVFEKQLTISKATGKPVTFTNAPKGGYKPASPLVAVNGVVGTSRYNTGEWIGFQGDDAEVIIDLQKTQPISQIGTHVLNYHWQRMWAPTMLRLAVSEDGKTYQNVFTQTQFPVNGINAVDARFAPVNARYVRMQATNKGVIPAGEYGAGGKAWLLLDEFRVD, from the coding sequence TTGGCCCAGCCAACTTTTTCCAGGGCGCAACAACCTGCGATTATACCACAGCCCGTTTCCTATCAGCCAGAAACAGGCACGTTTCAGCTTACGTCCAAAACCCGCTTATCGGGCACCGTTTCTCCCGAATTACTCCGGCTGTTCCAGCAAACGATTGCCAGCGTAACGAAATTTACGTTACAAATCGGCACAACCAAAGGCAGCTCCCCTATTCAGTTGCGGCTGGATTCTGCATTGATTCCCAAATCTGAGGGTTATCAGCTCCATATTACTCCCGGCGCTATCACGCTGACAGGACATAACGAAACCGGACTTTTTTACGGCCTGCAAACCCTCGTTCAACTGCTGGATCAATCCCGGTCGTCGTCGTTTCGGATACCCGCGGCCCGGATTGATGATTACCCGCGTTTTTCGTACCGGGGAATGCACCTGGACGTGAGTCGGCATATGTTTCCGCTGGCGTTCCTCAAAAAATACATCGACCAGCTGGCGCTGTACAAATTCAATACGTTCCACTGGCACCTGACCGACGACCAGGGCTGGCGGATTGAAATCAAACGTTACCCGGAATTACAAAAAACGGCCGCGTATCGGAACGAAACGTTGATCGGCCATAAAAAGGAACTCCCCCACCGCTTTGACGGCAAGCGTTACGGCGGTTACTACACGCAGGACGAGGTCCGCGATCTGGTCCGGTACGCAGCTCAGCGCCACATCACAGTTATTCCCGAAATCGAAATGCCCGGCCACGCGCTGGCGGCTCTGAGCGCAAAACCCGAACTGGGTTGTCTGAAGCCCGACGGATCGCCCGGTGGTCCCTACCAGGCGGCTACGTTCTGGGGCATTTTTGACGATGTGTACTGCGCGGGCAACGACAGCACCTTTACGTTCCTGGAAAACGTACTGGATGAAGTCATTCAGCTGTTTCCGTCTACGTACATCCACATCGGGGGCGATGAGTGTCCAAAAAACCGCTGGAAAACCTGCGCCCGCTGCCAGGCCCGCATCAAAGCTGAACACCTCAAAGACGAGCACGAACTACAGAGCTACGTAATCCGTCGGATTGAGCGACATCTGAACAGTAAGGGTCGCCAGATTATCGGCTGGGACGAAATTCTGGAAGGTGGCCTATCGCCCGGCGCTACGGTGATGAGCTGGCAGGGTATCCAGGGCGGTATTGAGGCCATGCGGCAACGGCACGACGCCATCATGACGCCGGAGCCGTACGTCTATTTCGATTATTACCAGTCGCTCTACCCCGCCGAGCCCCTGACGGCGGCAGGCTATACGCCCCTGAGCAAAACGTACAGTTACGAACCTGTTCCGGCGGACCTGAAAGCCGAGGAAGAAAAGTACCTGAAAGGCGTGCAGGGCAATGCCTGGAGCGAGTACATGGATAGCCCCGAGAAGGCAGAATATATGATTTTCCCCCGGGCACTGGCCGTTGCCGAAATGGGCTGGAGTCCGCGGCAGCAGCGCAATTACCCGGATTTCCTGCGTCGACTGCGGATTCACGAACCTCTGCTCACCCAACGTAACGTCCACTACGCTGACCAGTTCGATGAACTGACCGACTCCGTAACCGTCAACGCCAACGGTACGCTTCAACTGACCTTATCTACTACGCTCCCCGGCGCTACGGTTCGTTACACAACCGATGGTCAGTCGCCGACAACTGCCAGTCTATTGTACACAAAGCCGGTTACGATCGCGACAAGCAGCGTTGTTAAAGCCGCCGTTTTTGCGGGAGACCAGCATCAGGGGCGCGTGTTCGAGAAGCAGTTGACCATCAGCAAAGCCACCGGCAAGCCCGTTACGTTCACCAACGCGCCCAAAGGCGGCTACAAACCCGCGAGTCCGCTGGTTGCGGTCAATGGCGTAGTGGGCACCAGCCGTTACAACACCGGTGAGTGGATTGGTTTCCAGGGCGACGACGCCGAAGTCATCATTGATCTACAAAAAACCCAGCCCATTTCTCAGATCGGCACCCACGTTCTGAATTATCACTGGCAGCGGATGTGGGCACCTACCATGCTTCGGCTGGCGGTCTCGGAAGATGGTAAAACGTATCAGAACGTATTCACCCAGACTCAGTTTCCGGTGAACGGGATCAATGCCGTCGATGCCCGGTTCGCGCCCGTCAACGCCCGTTACGTACGGATGCAGGCCACCAATAAGGGCGTTATCCCGGCGGGTGAATACGGGGCGGGTGGCAAAGCCTGGCTCCTGCTCGACGAGTTCCGGGTCGACTAA